The Scomber japonicus isolate fScoJap1 chromosome 21, fScoJap1.pri, whole genome shotgun sequence region CTTCACTGACAACAGGAAGAGATTAAAAAGTGAGACCAGTGTTTCCAACATGTGTTTGAACAGTtgtgaattattattataaacttAATGTTTTTGTTCTACACCAATGCAGGAAATCACTCTGTCAACAAAGTGAACCTTGTTCTGCTGGGAATGTACGGGACTGGAAAGAGTGCGAGTGGAAACACAATCCTTGGAGAGAGACGGTTTGATTCAAAACCCAGTTCAGAGCCGGTCACCAGAGAGTGTCAGGCAGCAGAAACTGAGATAAACGGTACATGTGTGCGTGTCATTGATACTCCAGACATCTTTGATGATGAAATCAAATCATTAGACAAGAACCAACATGTGAAAAAGTGCAAACAGCTCTGTCAGTCAGATCGTTGTGTTTACTTACTTGTGATACATGTTAGCAGATTCGCAGATGGTGAGAGAGACATACTGAGAAAGTTTGAAGCTGCTTTTGGTCCCAAAGCTAAAGAACAAACAATCCTCCTGTTTACTCGCAGAGACGATCTGCAGCGTGATAAAATGAGCTTTGAGGATTTTTTGCAGGACTGCCAGCCTGGACTCAAGAACATAGTTAAACAGTGTGGCAGAAGGTGTGTTGTTTTTGAGAACAAACCCCCAGATGAGCATCAAGTAACAGAGCTAATGCAGACAGTGAACATGATGTTAgataaaaagcagaaacaatAACTGTTCATGTATCAGACCAGATCCATAAAGTGATGGATGTGATGTATTGTATATAGATAAAAACAGTTCAGACTGTAAAATCATTCAACAGCTTGAATTAACTGATTGTTTAGTCTGAAATGATTTGTCAGTTATAAATGTCATTTATGGTTTTCCTCTCACTTCTTAATAATCAGTATTCAACcaggtttattttaatgttatgtttgtttgaatTTGGTGCATAAAGTctgtaaaataagtaaatatttcTCTACTGGTGACATTTTCCCTGTTTCTTTGATAATCTTTGTCAACTGAttaaatgagataaataaaCTTAACATTTACCAATAAAACCAAGTTGTGTGATAAACTTAGTGTCTCTGCAGTGATTGAAGTACTGATCCTCTCTTCCTGATAATCAATACCTCACACATCTCAGAGGTTCAGATCctcctaaaacaaaaaaataaataacagaaaaatagaaattatGAGGTGAAATTAAAACAGTTGTTTGAAATCTCACCTGTCAGAATTGAATCCATCTTTGCTCAGCACTGCTGTCTCTgcagtttgacagtttgaatGTTAAAGCTTTTGTGATGTCTCAAGAATGAAAAAATACCCACCACTATGTTAAAGAGCAGAGAAAAACATCTTAGTTATATTTTTCAGCTTGAAATTGGATTAATTGTCCAAGATTGACTCCAACAAAAGTGAAATATCTCCTTTGttcacatttcatatttcatgaTATGGTGCACCACCATAGTACATAGGTAATTAATCAttaacacaaagagagagagagagagagagaaagtgctGAGGTCAGTGGTAGGTAGGTttgagcaaaaaaaacaacaaactgtggtgtgtgtgtgtttttaacctCTACAGCACCACCTAGTGTGCACCATGGAGCTCCAGGCTGCAGCTGACATAAATCAGACCCACAGCGAGGTTAAAATCATGGAGTAAGCATATATAGGCTTATTCAGGTTAATTAAAGCTGGTAATGGGTCTGTGTGTATTGTGAAAAGAGagatctttatttcattttatttctattaataCCATCAACTGGGTTTGTTTCCACCTTATATAACGTGAAGCACTTCATGTatttcttgtatgaaaagtgctatacaaatacaattattattataatgattattagcagtagtagtatatgattatgattattattagcgTTATtgttatatcattattattattgttattatttcaaTAATAACTTGAGATTATGTGTGCTAATGATTGAACTCTCCTGTGCATTATGCAGTATCTCCATTCACAACCACACACAACtcacagacaaaataaaaacaatttaagacaaagtaaacatttctttaaatcaTTGCTTACTAATGATGAATGTGGTCACAGGCTATAAAGGTGCTGCAGATGAAATTAACCCCAGTTCTCTCTTAGCTGGAGCCATGAGTTTCAGGACCCAACAGTTTGTAGAGCTGATTTTTTTCAGATGTAACAAGAGAACAATGAtttagaagaggaagaggtggctgaagaagaagatggggAAGAACATAACCCAGACCGTGATGATGTATTCTCCCAAGACATCTTTGtcaaacaacagcaaaaatgtCATGGTTcttatcaccatggcaaccagagTAAGATGGCAGCACAAAATGTGGTAAGTATGACTCCAGAGCCTACAAGACATGCAGTTGTCCTTGTTCAGGACACAACCTCAATGCTCTACATGTTCATCTTACCCGTCTTAGAAAAAGTAATCTTGGAGATAGAaatttgtgtttctgtaaatATGGGAACAATTGGAAAAGGATGGATTAGATTGATCTGTGTATAGTACTGCTAATCTTAGCAGGTCTGTATAGTTCATCTAGTTTCTGGGATGCAGAGTGGAAGAGCAATGCGTGCCACAATATCACTGAAAGTCTTTCACACTTTCTCAAGAATGTATGATTTGATAACTGTGAATCATCTGCTATACCTCTACAACCCAGGACCTGAAGTAACAGCAGATACACCTTGTGGGTGGGGGCAATAGTTCAAACAAGGGAGAAGACTAGTACTTTGTAGTTGAATTCCtcattgtacagtatataagaATATATGTTGCCAAAACATTCAAAGCTATTACCC contains the following coding sequences:
- the LOC128382792 gene encoding GTPase IMAP family member 7-like encodes the protein MTKKPTKEFIVVLPLRYKTEESYPFQFYTLESLFSELAKKRNVMSTNQRSADETHPQTSGAGNHSVNKVNLVLLGMYGTGKSASGNTILGERRFDSKPSSEPVTRECQAAETEINGTCVRVIDTPDIFDDEIKSLDKNQHVKKCKQLCQSDRCVYLLVIHVSRFADGERDILRKFEAAFGPKAKEQTILLFTRRDDLQRDKMSFEDFLQDCQPGLKNIVKQCGRRCVVFENKPPDEHQVTELMQTVNMMLDKKQKQ